In Oncorhynchus gorbuscha isolate QuinsamMale2020 ecotype Even-year linkage group LG26, OgorEven_v1.0, whole genome shotgun sequence, the DNA window AAGCAGCAATACGGTTCATGGGAAGCTGTCCCACTTTGCAATGATATGGTAGAGCACATACATATCCAGGTTCAGAAAGAGGCATTGAAATACCAAAACCAAAGACTGTTCTTACGCACTCTGAGGAAGCTCAACGATGAGCCGGACATCATGGCCAAATTCTTAGAAGACGTCTCACTCTCTATCAGGAGCAATTACCTCAGGACTTTCCATGAGTGGCCAATGGTTAAAGCCCAGCTATACCCAGAAATACAGCCTCTGCTGGTCTGCGATATCATGGTCAGAGAGATCATGGCTCACCTGAGGCCTACCTTGACCTTCGCCAAGGACACCAAGAAGGGTGATGACCGGCCATACTGCATCAACATCCCGGtcaagagagagaccagaacccCTGCTGATACAGGTAGAACAATGCTACTGTTGGTGTGGTACATTCAGAGTCCGTTCTAGTCTCTTGTAAATGACAATGTTCTTTCATTCACAATTTCACGACAGAATCCGATGTAGAGTAAACGGCTATGTGTAACAGTCAACTAACCAGTTGGACAATAACAATTTGAACTCCTCCCTTCCGTTCAAATGTCCTATCTTGTCACATTTCCATTTCCCGTAGAAAAGACCAAGCTGGAGCTTTGCATTGAGAAAGCCAGCGCTGACAGAATGAAGAAACTCCTCACCCCACTTGAGAAGGTAAGCTACACTGTTTTCTGTATTGTCTCATTGATAATATCAGTCAATTTGAATGTTGTTTGTCCCGTACTGAGCTGCAGCTTCAGCATTGAAAGGTTGCTGATGGCAATGGCTTCCTGAGGTTTGTTTCCActacaggaggggaggagggctaATAATTATGTTTGGAATGGAGTaactggaatggcatcaaacacatggaaactgtgtgtttgatgtgttctATACCATTCCATTAACACCATTCCAGCCAtgactatgagcccgtcctccccaattaaggtgcctgTAGTTTCCACTCACCAACTCTGTTTGTTCACAGGAACCCGAACCCTTCTGGAAGATGGGATGGATGGCAATGATGGAGGAGGAATATAATaaaaagaaggagaaggagaagaagggttGCGGCTGGTTCTCGGGTTTGTTTGGCCGTAAGAAAAAAAACAGCGAAAGAATTGTGGATGGAGGATTGTCGCAGGCGCGGATACTAGATATCACATCCACACAAACCAAGTGTATGGacgcacacacatttacacagagacagatataaCAACAAGGCCTACCTCAGATCCCAAAAAGACATTGTATGTTGCCTGTCTAATACTGTCTTATTTTCCATTTTGGGAATCAGGATGTGTATTTATAGCTTACCAGAGACTGTTTTGGCACCAAACAATTTTCTCTCTGAACTTTTATTTGAAAAATAAACACTTTATTTGAAGTATTTTGCGTGACTTTGTTTTCTAAAGACGTGTCTTTTATGACTTTATTcctgatatatatattttacattccATATAGAGGAGCCTGATGCTCAATGTAACCAATAACCATCCATTGTATTGTTTTATGGTGTAGCCTGAAAATCTGTGTTTTAAATTGTTGTTTTTGATTAGATCAACACATTTATTTTGCTGAAAATACAGTATGTTTCGAATTTTGGGCTTTTGGGATAATTTATACAGTAGACTATTCAAATGAATCGGTTAATTAACAACAACGAACATTTCGTGAATTAATATACATTAAATAAAAACGCTTCCGTTAATAGTCTGAAACGGATAATTTACAAGAATAAATGGTACAAAGAGAATATGAAATGATGTAGCTGCTTCTGAGGATTGTTTGGCCgtaagaaaaaaaaacaagtggGACCCCTGGACATTTCTAACACTTCTTGACAATCTTGCTCAGAAACGCAGCAAGACCATAGCTGTAATGTAAGACAGGTGTTTGGAAAGGAGAGCTCACCTCTACATTCAGTAGTCTACATGATATGACCAAGATGTATCACAGTGAGGCAGCATGGGATTAAAACTTTGCAACCTCGGTGCATCAGTGATCATGACGGAAGTCTCTCAATCATAACATGCTAAGATATTTTTCTTATTctttatttaaaaacaatataacACTTTGTACAAACATATTACTTAAAATTAGAATGAATATATGTTATGTAGTCTATAAAACGTATCAGGTCTGAGGTTTTTAGGAGTACATATATGATGTGACTCCAACGAATGAATGGAATTATTAACCTGGACTAGGTCTTTGTAAGTCTGGGTACCCGTCTAACTAACATTCTGCTCCTTGTCCCTTCTGTCAAACACATGGTGCCCAGGCTAGGTCTTTGTACCTTCTTACATATAAatacaattcaaatcaaattcaaataacATACAGTTATGAGCTCTCCTTTCCAAACACCTGTCTTACATTACAGCTATGgtaatgtccttctgtagctcagttggtagagcatggtgcttgtaacgccagggtagtgggttcgatccccgggaccacccatacgtagaatgtatgcacacatgactgtaagtcgctttggataaaagcgtctgctaaatggcatatattattattattatattatattattattattattattattattatattagtattatATACAAGACTTCTGTAACATTCTTGCACTTTGCACATTGACATTCCTAAGTCTCCAAATAGGGAACAAACTGTAAATCAACACAGGTACAGGAGGGTTGAAAGCATGGTATGGCTCATACAATGTGTGGAAGTCAAAATGGGGGATCACGTGTTTCATTTAGGAGATAAAAACAATGCAAATgaattttatattattttttgtATCGTTGAAGGAGATTTATTTGCCTACTGTGACCTACGGTTTGTACATCGTCAGCGTCTGTCCTCTCTAGAGAATCTAGATGTACTGTATCCTGGACAGCCAGTCAATGCAATTTCCAGCTTTCATGCAACTGCACACTCCTCTGTGTAGAAAGCTGGTACCCACATAAGACTAACTCAGGTCTGATGTTTTTAAATAGTCCATTGAATTCCCCTTATTCTAAAGAGCTTGGTATATGGAGTCCTTTCAAAAGCAATCTCTTAGTTCTAGTCTGAAATGATACCAtataccctactccctacatagtgcacttcttttaatCAGAGCCCTTTGTGGGCTTttgggaatagggggccatttgagaGACAGTCCCAGTGTTCCCCAGTCACACGTAGCGTCCACTGGACTTGATCTCCGGACACAGCCGGGCCTCCAGGTCCTCTATGTTCATGGACTCTTTCCgactggtcagactggtggcgCGTGTGATCTTGGTCAGCGTCTCCTCGTAGGGCGGTGGCAGGTAGACCATGACGTACACGCTGTCCGACATGTCAGCGCTGGTGCTGGTGTGGCGTTCGCCGTGGCCGGTGAGCGAGGAGAGGAACTCCGCGCTGCTCTCGGGGTCCTGGAGGTCCAGGCTGAGCTTTGGAGGGGAGCACCTCCAGTAGGCAAGGAGTACCAGGATGCCCAGCATGAGGAGGGAGGCGACGGGGAGGACCACGTAGAGGAGCAGCCCTGACCTCCCTTCCTGGTTGAGGTTCAGCTCATTCCAGTTGTCGTCCTGATGGATTTGGAGGGAAAAAGTGTTAATAAATCACGTCATTGACAGGACAGAAAAAAAGATTCCTCTAAAATACATGCAGGATGATGTTGAAGATATGAAATCCAAAAATCAGTAATGAGTTTTGCCTCAAAAAGTCAATGTTCCACCGGATGAGTGATGATCCTCTTCCATCTTCTCAAATCTGAAACTGCATGGTTGTGAAATCAAGATATCCTACAGAGGCTCAATAGGGCTTATGCCATTTGATATTGCCAGAGTGTTATATTCCCCTGTTGACACAGTGTCCCAAATTCATCCGACCAATCGGTTTCAGTGCTCAGATAACGCTGATCCTCATCTGGATGACTGACTAAAGACCCATCAACATCACTCCACTCAGCTGAAAACCCCGTTGAGCTTTCCTCTGCCATTGCCCTGACATGAACTGCACTCACAAGCACTCGTCATAGTCGTGACATCCAATACTATTTCAAGGCACTCAATTAACAACAGCAAGAGTGTGTAGCCTGCAAAAGTCTGTATAGCCCACAGTATGTGGATGCTAGCTGAAGTATATTGGACAGCGCTCCTCCAGTGAGGAAAAATAAAAGATCATATAAAATAAAAGCAATCCACCTAAAAAGCTATTTTTCAGAATAATTTTCTGCTCTTTAGATTGTTAAACCAGTATGCCcctgtaaccggtgtgaaatggctagctagttagcggtggtgtgcgctaatagcgtttcaatcgggtgacatcactcgctctgagaccttgaagtagttgttccccttgctctgcaagggccatggCTTTTGTGAAGCGATGGGGAACAATGCTTCGTGGGAGAcagttgtcgatgtgtgcagagggtccctggttcaagcccaggtaggggtgaggtgaGGGACGGAAGCTAACACTGTTACACCACCTACCTACTCCCAGGTGTCAAGCAAAAAAGTAAACTCAAAATCTGCTGCAGCTCTCCAGGACCCGGGTTGCCTACCTCCTGGATCTACCAAAAAATCTCTGGGTCTCGCAGCAGTCTATATGTAACGATTACTACTGAATCAGACTCACTCAGTAACAACAAGCTGATGTTCCCTTACCTGTAACTGTCTCTCCACCATTGGGGGAGAAGGTGACCCAGTCACCCAATCAATGGACCCTCTGCCGGCTGGCCCAAACTTTATCCAGCTGCTGTCCAGTAGCGTTCTCATGCTGTCGTGGTAGGCAGAATTCAAGACAAACACTAGAGAGAGATTCGGTCGATAGCGATCCAGCTGTGTGTTCCTTGGTGCCcgaacagagttagacagagaaaGCAGTgcagtgaggggggggggggtcaagcaGCTGCTCACATGGCTGCACATGCAGGGCATAACAGGATCCAGGCCAGGGAACCGCCCAATGACGGTGGAGCTAAAAGTCCAAGGGCAATCTACTCTTGGGGGGATTTGTGGTAGCTAGTGTTCGCTTTTTGGAgaaaacagaggcagggagggagggagggagggaggggacaatGGATGTCCCCAGTTGTCAGTCAACATCggtgtgatgggggggggggttggtggcTGAGAGTCTAGACTAGTAGCCACGTAGAAATAACTTGGGCAGGATAATTGGATATCTTACAATACAGACGATAAgatcaaatatatatttcacaGCTACTGCTGTGCCATTGAGTTTGGTGTTTTATTGCCACATACACCggaaaggtgcagtgaaatgtgttgcctggttagggtaagagttgacCTCGTGGCGTAAGAGTTGAA includes these proteins:
- the LOC124016507 gene encoding small integral membrane protein 28-like, which encodes MRTLLDSSWIKFGPAGRGSIDWVTGSPSPPMVERQLQDDNWNELNLNQEGRSGLLLYVVLPVASLLMLGILVLLAYWRCSPPKLSLDLQDPESSAEFLSSLTGHGERHTSTSADMSDSVYVMVYLPPPYEETLTKITRATSLTSRKESMNIEDLEARLCPEIKSSGRYV